A single region of the Novosphingobium sp. genome encodes:
- a CDS encoding response regulator transcription factor codes for MDLDTSILIVDDDDGIRGLISDFLQKHGYRTDTAADAPTMRAMLAQQRYDLIVLDVMMPREDGLTALRQLGPDAPPVIMLSAVGSDIDRIVGLEMGADDYLAKPCNPRELLARIRTVLRREARAGSATGQTTASEAAPAEPAQPVLHFAGWQLDIGMRLLIDPAGQAITLTDGEFRLMRAFAEHPRRVLTRDQLLDWSRGEDSDQFDRAIDVQLSRLRRKLSMGEGGQDVIRTIRNEGYLFQPVVTQRAG; via the coding sequence ATGGACCTCGATACCTCGATCTTGATCGTGGATGACGATGACGGCATTCGCGGCCTGATCAGCGATTTCCTGCAGAAGCACGGTTATCGCACGGACACCGCCGCGGATGCCCCCACGATGCGCGCCATGCTGGCGCAGCAGCGCTATGACCTGATCGTGCTCGACGTGATGATGCCGCGCGAGGACGGGCTGACCGCCCTGCGCCAGCTGGGCCCGGACGCGCCCCCCGTCATCATGCTGAGCGCGGTGGGCAGCGATATCGACCGGATCGTCGGGCTGGAAATGGGCGCCGACGACTATCTGGCCAAACCCTGTAACCCGCGCGAGCTGCTGGCCCGCATCCGCACGGTGCTGCGCCGTGAGGCACGCGCGGGCTCCGCCACCGGCCAGACGACGGCATCGGAGGCCGCGCCCGCGGAGCCGGCCCAGCCGGTGCTGCATTTCGCCGGTTGGCAGCTGGACATCGGCATGCGTCTGCTGATCGATCCCGCCGGGCAGGCGATCACCCTGACCGATGGCGAATTCCGCCTGATGCGCGCCTTTGCCGAACATCCGCGCCGGGTGCTGACGCGTGACCAATTGCTCGACTGGTCACGCGGGGAAGACAGCGACCAGTTCGACCGCGCCATCGACGTGCAGCTCAGCCGCCTGCGGCGCAAGCTGTCGATGGGCGAAGGCGGGCAGGATGTGATCCGCACGATCCGCAATGAAGGCTATCTCTTCCAGCCGGTGGTGACCCAGCGCGCCGGATAG
- the virB11 gene encoding P-type DNA transfer ATPase VirB11 has protein sequence MSAIVAEGAFLAAALEPLRSFLDREEVTEILVNRPGEVWVEAAGQAAMACHAVPELTDRHLGRLAQQVARISHQGINRQSPLLGAVLPDGARIQFVAPPATRRHWAMAIRRHRLPDLPLDSWRPDGPLLPPRAPLPPDRDGDPIGWLKRAAAQRRTILIAGGTSTGKTTFLNALLAAVPVQDRIIAVEDTPEIRLCAPNALGLVAVREAQGEAQVTTGDLLQASLRLRPDRIVLGEMRGSEAVTFLRAINTGHQGSFSTIHANSARGALDQLALMVLQSGLGLSRADTLAYAASVIDVVVVLGRDGGQRRIVDIACLGSGSGDL, from the coding sequence ATGAGCGCCATCGTCGCTGAGGGGGCTTTCCTCGCCGCCGCTCTGGAGCCGTTGCGCTCCTTTCTGGACCGGGAGGAGGTGACCGAAATTCTGGTCAACCGCCCCGGCGAGGTCTGGGTGGAGGCTGCTGGGCAGGCCGCCATGGCCTGCCACGCCGTTCCCGAACTGACTGACCGACACCTTGGCCGACTGGCCCAGCAGGTGGCGCGCATCAGCCATCAGGGCATCAATCGGCAGAGCCCCTTGCTGGGCGCGGTGCTGCCCGATGGCGCGCGCATCCAGTTTGTCGCGCCGCCAGCCACGCGGCGGCATTGGGCCATGGCCATCCGCCGCCATCGCCTGCCCGATCTGCCGCTGGACAGTTGGCGCCCCGATGGCCCTTTGCTCCCGCCGCGCGCACCCTTGCCGCCGGATCGCGACGGCGACCCCATCGGCTGGCTGAAGCGGGCGGCGGCGCAGCGGCGCACGATCCTGATCGCGGGGGGCACATCGACGGGCAAGACCACCTTTCTCAACGCGCTGCTCGCCGCCGTGCCGGTGCAGGATCGCATCATCGCGGTGGAGGATACGCCTGAAATCCGCCTCTGCGCGCCCAATGCGCTGGGTCTGGTGGCGGTGCGCGAGGCTCAGGGCGAGGCGCAGGTGACCACCGGGGACCTGCTGCAGGCCAGCCTGCGCCTGCGCCCCGACCGGATCGTGCTGGGCGAAATGCGCGGCAGCGAGGCGGTGACCTTTCTGCGTGCCATCAACACCGGCCATCAAGGCTCATTCTCCACCATCCATGCCAACAGCGCGCGCGGGGCGCTCGATCAACTGGCGCTGATGGTGCTGCAATCGGGACTGGGGCTCAGCCGGGCCGATACGCTGGCCTATGCCGCATCGGTGATCGATGTGGTGGTGGTGCTGGGGCGGGACGGGGGGCAGCGCCGGATCGTCGATATCGCCTGCCTGGGCAGCGGCAGCGGCGACCTCTGA
- a CDS encoding TrbI/VirB10 family protein, with product MSSQPLSARNDPRASLSDEDLAEASTNSFPVVASATRRSDRMGLLAGAAIALTLGAVTFLSLGRAPAAEPVRADDEVASTPALSPTPTAVVNAIPASASMTPPPALTPAQQAALAKAGVVAPDHLASPVMVYDAPMDVIPAVATKPTAPGAAPAAGPLAENDAFASRIAGGGVETASASRLANPAFTLTQGTLIPAILETAIDSDLPGFVRAVVTQDIRSFDGSQVVVPRSSRLIGQYKSGLAVGQTRAYVMWSRLIRPDGVSVALGSPAVEFSGRSGLSGEVNGHFFKRFGSAAILSVLGGAGALVGSGTSVVIGSSGQSAASVAAQRDAQIPPTVRIRVGTPIRVFIARDLDFSTVEP from the coding sequence ATGAGCTCACAGCCCCTTTCCGCCCGCAACGATCCGCGCGCCAGCCTGTCGGATGAGGATTTGGCGGAGGCCTCCACCAACAGCTTTCCCGTGGTGGCCAGTGCTACGCGGCGCAGCGACCGGATGGGCCTTCTGGCGGGCGCCGCCATTGCACTGACGCTGGGCGCGGTCACGTTCCTTTCCCTCGGACGAGCCCCGGCGGCAGAGCCTGTTCGCGCAGATGACGAGGTCGCATCCACCCCGGCGTTGTCGCCCACGCCAACCGCAGTTGTAAACGCTATTCCGGCAAGCGCTTCGATGACGCCGCCGCCCGCTTTGACACCGGCACAGCAGGCCGCGCTGGCGAAAGCGGGAGTCGTGGCGCCCGATCATCTGGCCTCGCCGGTGATGGTTTATGATGCGCCGATGGATGTGATCCCGGCAGTTGCGACTAAACCCACCGCCCCCGGCGCGGCCCCGGCAGCCGGGCCGCTGGCCGAGAACGACGCCTTCGCCAGCCGCATCGCGGGCGGCGGTGTGGAAACCGCCAGCGCCAGCCGTCTGGCCAATCCGGCGTTCACGCTCACGCAGGGAACGCTGATCCCGGCCATTCTGGAAACCGCCATCGACAGCGATCTGCCCGGCTTCGTGCGGGCCGTGGTCACGCAGGATATTCGCTCCTTCGATGGATCGCAGGTGGTGGTGCCTCGCTCCTCGCGGCTGATCGGCCAGTACAAAAGTGGCCTGGCCGTCGGGCAGACGCGGGCCTATGTCATGTGGAGCCGCCTGATCCGCCCCGATGGCGTCAGTGTGGCTTTGGGCTCGCCGGCGGTGGAGTTTTCGGGCCGCTCGGGCCTGTCGGGCGAGGTGAACGGTCATTTCTTCAAACGCTTCGGCTCTGCCGCGATCCTTTCGGTGCTGGGCGGGGCGGGGGCGCTGGTGGGCTCCGGCACCAGTGTCGTGATCGGCTCCAGCGGGCAGAGCGCGGCCTCGGTCGCGGCGCAGCGCGATGCGCAGATCCCGCCCACCGTGCGCATTCGGGTGGGCACGCCGATCCGCGTGTTCATCGCGCGCGATCTCGATTTCTCGACCGTCGAGCCATGA
- a CDS encoding TrbG/VirB9 family P-type conjugative transfer protein, with translation MTPRIFVLPLALLIAQPAPAADRRVLELPWQPGVVVPITTTPGFEAAIAMSPDERVENIAIGDSALWQVTPNRRANLIFLKPVSARAPVTNMTVITDRHIYLFELHASAKGTPLYHVSFAYPPAPAPNAAAPDKPAAPEEPAAMPRLNFAWKRGGDTALLPDRVFDDGTSAYLSWPQGRDLPAVLASDGKTEGPVNYAMRDGLIVIDGLPLRLILRAGNATATLEHCPDATACR, from the coding sequence ATGACCCCGCGCATATTTGTCCTGCCGCTGGCGCTGCTGATCGCCCAGCCTGCTCCGGCCGCCGACCGCCGCGTGCTGGAACTGCCATGGCAGCCCGGCGTGGTGGTGCCGATCACCACCACCCCCGGTTTCGAGGCGGCCATCGCCATGTCGCCTGACGAGCGGGTCGAGAACATCGCCATCGGGGATTCCGCCTTGTGGCAGGTGACGCCCAACCGTCGTGCCAATCTGATATTCCTGAAACCCGTCAGTGCCCGCGCTCCGGTCACCAATATGACGGTGATCACCGACAGGCACATCTACCTGTTCGAACTGCATGCTTCGGCGAAAGGCACGCCGCTCTATCATGTCAGCTTCGCCTATCCGCCCGCGCCTGCGCCCAACGCCGCCGCACCGGACAAACCAGCCGCACCCGAGGAACCGGCCGCCATGCCCCGCCTCAATTTCGCGTGGAAACGGGGCGGTGACACCGCTCTGTTGCCCGACCGGGTGTTCGATGACGGTACTTCGGCCTATCTGTCATGGCCGCAGGGCCGGGACCTGCCCGCCGTGCTGGCCAGCGACGGCAAGACCGAAGGCCCGGTCAACTATGCCATGCGCGACGGGCTGATCGTGATCGATGGCCTGCCCCTGCGGCTGATCCTGCGCGCGGGCAATGCCACCGCCACGCTGGAGCACTGTCCCGATGCCACCGCCTGCCGATGA
- a CDS encoding type IV secretion system protein, with amino-acid sequence MTCPAIASPSGLSIADSLRAVDCLSAQATASAFSRLFGTHGALTAALTIALTLYVGFLALGLLSGRLTIGLGTLGPRFVVLGLVLTFATSWAAYQTVVWSALTAGPDELAGAMLGIKGSASHAFAGRLDDIFTAISEAAERARAAQGDAKGTTPADLLTWAALIFLLGTVGVLVTSRIVLAALLAAGPVFVVLALFRGGRGLAEGWLKATVLFALVPLFAVLIGVGAVGVLGPMVTALDTGDIPMAQAVTVLMAAIIHAALMGLSLKVAGHITGQWRIFSPDAAAPRQASQSFAQTAYHARSQAQSFASPRAGTALGAAHTQADERVRDMVMAIGHRTGGAASSSITTITNATTPVGGQGTSRAAQVGRSLRRPAPWQETRS; translated from the coding sequence ATGACCTGCCCGGCCATCGCCTCACCCTCGGGCCTCAGCATCGCCGACAGCCTGCGGGCGGTCGACTGCCTTTCCGCGCAGGCCACGGCCAGCGCCTTTTCCCGCCTGTTCGGCACGCATGGCGCGCTGACGGCGGCGCTGACCATTGCACTCACCCTCTATGTCGGCTTTCTGGCGCTTGGCCTGCTCAGCGGGCGGCTGACGATCGGGCTGGGCACGCTGGGGCCACGCTTTGTGGTGCTGGGGCTGGTGCTGACCTTCGCCACCAGCTGGGCCGCCTATCAGACGGTGGTCTGGAGCGCCCTGACCGCCGGGCCAGACGAACTGGCCGGCGCCATGCTGGGCATCAAGGGCAGCGCGTCCCACGCCTTTGCCGGTCGGCTGGACGACATCTTCACCGCCATCAGCGAGGCTGCGGAACGCGCCCGTGCGGCTCAGGGTGACGCCAAGGGCACCACGCCCGCCGATTTGCTGACATGGGCTGCGCTGATCTTCCTGTTGGGCACGGTGGGCGTGCTGGTCACCAGCCGCATCGTGCTGGCGGCCCTGCTGGCGGCGGGGCCGGTCTTTGTGGTGCTGGCGCTGTTTCGTGGCGGGCGCGGGCTGGCCGAGGGCTGGCTGAAGGCGACGGTGCTGTTCGCGCTGGTGCCGCTGTTTGCGGTGCTGATCGGCGTGGGCGCCGTGGGTGTGCTTGGGCCGATGGTTACGGCACTGGACACCGGCGATATCCCCATGGCGCAGGCCGTCACAGTGCTGATGGCAGCAATCATCCATGCGGCTCTGATGGGTTTGTCGCTGAAGGTGGCGGGCCATATCACCGGGCAGTGGCGGATCTTCTCGCCCGATGCGGCGGCTCCCAGGCAGGCGAGCCAGAGCTTTGCTCAGACGGCCTATCATGCGCGATCGCAGGCACAATCCTTTGCCTCCCCGCGCGCGGGAACAGCGCTCGGTGCGGCTCACACACAGGCCGATGAAAGGGTGCGCGACATGGTGATGGCGATTGGGCACCGCACCGGCGGGGCCGCGTCGTCCTCGATCACGACCATCACCAACGCCACCACGCCGGTCGGGGGGCAGGGGACCAGCCGCGCGGCACAGGTCGGGCGCAGCCTGCGCCGACCCGCACCCTGGCAGGAGACACGCTCATGA
- a CDS encoding VirB4 family type IV secretion/conjugal transfer ATPase, translated as MRPDRTWPRGWLGPAAWSAREARAGDRLPYAAHLDPQTLRLRDGALMQVLVVPGLPFETEDAEHLDHMLAVRDVMLRSALDAGFVLYHHVVRRAVSVALPARFPDAFSAALDGAWQDQLSHRQLFINEQFVTLVRRPPRGKVGLLERLGRRVSPEADPALRRELSAASEALLSGLAPYGARLLGCPDGRSEPLELLSAIYNGDWQAVARPLEGVDLGHHLPYARVSFGLEALETRRPDARDVAAILSIKDYPDTTRAGLVDAMLRVPAPMVLTQTYAPADRQVARERIDLAIRRLTSADADALAERAQMSAARDALGLGQAGFGDHHLSVMVRAETLAALETACSAVRHALSETGAIAVREDVNLEPAFWAQFPGNESYAVRRAMISSTNAAGFLSLHGFAPGQARGNQWGDAISVLETTSATPRYINFHQGDLGHFTVIGPSGSGKTVVLNFLTAQAQKVAPRTVFFDKDRGAEIFLRAMGAHYTRLVPGQSTGFNPLSLPDTPGNRAFLHDFLACLLDAGDPGELATIADAVETLYDHAPPLRRLSHLGELLAGHHRPRPGDLASRLAPWVGGGVQGWLFDHAQDRLDLDQRVLGFDITALLDTPALRTPALMYLFHRIEERLDGSPTMILVDEGWKALDDPIFAARLRDWLKTLRKRNAIVGFATQSARDALDSGIAAALVEQTATMIFTPNARARAEDYCEGFGLSAHELELIRALPVASHCFLIRQGQDSAVVRLDMEGMAPFLTVLSGREGSVRQLDALRAQLGNDPALWLPALTGADWPGIAEEAA; from the coding sequence ATGCGCCCTGACCGCACATGGCCCCGAGGCTGGTTGGGCCCCGCCGCATGGAGCGCGCGAGAAGCCCGCGCGGGCGACCGTCTGCCCTATGCCGCTCATCTTGATCCCCAGACGCTGCGCCTGCGCGATGGGGCGCTGATGCAGGTGCTGGTGGTGCCCGGCCTGCCCTTCGAAACCGAGGATGCCGAGCATCTCGACCATATGCTTGCGGTGCGCGATGTGATGCTGCGCTCGGCGCTGGATGCGGGCTTTGTGCTCTATCACCATGTGGTGCGCCGCGCCGTCTCCGTGGCGCTGCCCGCGCGTTTCCCCGATGCTTTCTCCGCGGCGCTCGACGGGGCATGGCAAGACCAGCTTTCGCATCGCCAGCTTTTCATCAATGAGCAGTTCGTGACGCTGGTGCGCCGCCCGCCGCGCGGCAAGGTGGGTCTGCTCGAACGCCTTGGCCGCAGGGTAAGCCCTGAGGCCGATCCGGCCCTACGCCGTGAACTCTCCGCCGCCAGCGAGGCGCTGCTCTCCGGCCTCGCCCCCTATGGCGCAAGGCTGCTGGGGTGCCCCGATGGCCGCTCCGAGCCGCTCGAACTGCTCTCGGCCATCTACAACGGCGACTGGCAGGCGGTGGCCCGGCCCTTGGAGGGTGTCGATCTGGGCCATCATCTGCCCTATGCCCGCGTCTCCTTCGGGCTGGAGGCGCTGGAAACGCGCCGTCCCGATGCGCGCGATGTCGCGGCGATCCTCTCGATCAAGGACTATCCCGATACCACCCGCGCGGGTCTGGTGGACGCCATGCTGCGCGTGCCCGCCCCCATGGTGCTGACCCAGACCTATGCCCCCGCCGACCGGCAAGTGGCGCGCGAGAGGATCGATCTGGCCATCCGCCGCCTGACCAGCGCCGATGCCGATGCTCTGGCCGAACGCGCGCAGATGAGCGCGGCGCGTGATGCGCTGGGGCTGGGGCAGGCGGGCTTTGGCGACCATCATCTGAGCGTGATGGTGCGCGCCGAAACACTTGCCGCGCTGGAAACCGCCTGTTCCGCCGTCCGCCATGCCCTGTCCGAAACAGGCGCCATCGCCGTGCGCGAGGATGTCAATCTGGAGCCCGCCTTCTGGGCACAATTCCCCGGCAATGAGAGCTATGCCGTGCGCCGTGCGATGATCTCCAGCACCAATGCGGCGGGGTTCCTCTCGCTGCATGGCTTTGCGCCGGGGCAGGCGCGGGGCAACCAATGGGGCGATGCGATCAGCGTGCTGGAAACCACCAGCGCCACGCCGCGCTACATCAATTTCCATCAGGGCGATCTGGGCCATTTCACCGTGATCGGCCCCAGCGGCAGCGGCAAGACGGTGGTGCTCAATTTCCTGACGGCGCAGGCGCAGAAGGTGGCCCCGCGCACCGTCTTCTTCGACAAGGATCGCGGCGCAGAAATTTTCCTGCGCGCGATGGGCGCGCATTACACGCGGCTGGTGCCGGGCCAGTCCACCGGTTTCAATCCACTGAGCCTGCCAGACACACCGGGCAACCGCGCCTTTCTGCATGATTTCCTCGCCTGCCTGCTGGATGCTGGCGATCCGGGCGAGCTGGCCACCATCGCCGATGCGGTGGAGACGCTCTACGATCACGCGCCGCCCCTGCGCCGCCTCTCGCATCTGGGCGAGCTGCTGGCCGGGCATCACCGCCCGCGCCCCGGCGATCTGGCCAGCCGTCTTGCCCCATGGGTGGGGGGCGGCGTGCAAGGCTGGCTGTTCGACCATGCGCAGGACCGGCTCGACCTCGACCAGCGCGTGCTGGGGTTCGACATCACCGCCCTGCTCGATACGCCCGCCTTGCGCACCCCTGCCCTGATGTATCTGTTCCACCGCATCGAGGAGCGGCTGGACGGATCGCCCACCATGATCCTTGTCGACGAGGGCTGGAAGGCACTGGACGACCCCATCTTCGCCGCGCGGCTGCGCGACTGGCTCAAGACGCTGCGCAAACGCAATGCCATCGTCGGCTTCGCCACCCAATCGGCACGCGATGCGCTGGACAGCGGCATCGCCGCCGCGCTGGTCGAGCAGACCGCCACCATGATCTTCACCCCCAATGCCCGCGCCCGGGCCGAGGACTATTGCGAAGGCTTCGGCCTTTCCGCCCATGAGCTTGAGCTGATCCGCGCCCTGCCGGTGGCGAGCCATTGTTTTCTTATCCGCCAGGGGCAGGACTCCGCCGTTGTGCGGCTGGATATGGAGGGTATGGCGCCTTTTCTCACCGTGCTGTCCGGGCGGGAGGGCAGCGTGCGCCAGCTCGATGCGCTACGTGCCCAGCTCGGGAATGACCCCGCACTCTGGCTGCCTGCGCTGACCGGCGCGGACTGGCCCGGCATAGCGGAGGAAGCGGCATGA
- a CDS encoding VirB3 family type IV secretion system protein: MAGLGRAPVFRVLTRPQMFGGVTFSFFVINMAATTEAFLVLRSFWVLPLALVLHGAGYLACLREPRVFDLWLTRVSRCPRVRNWRHWGCNSYAP; the protein is encoded by the coding sequence ATGGCGGGGCTGGGGCGTGCGCCGGTGTTTCGGGTGTTGACCCGGCCGCAGATGTTCGGCGGCGTCACCTTTTCCTTTTTCGTCATCAACATGGCGGCCACCACCGAGGCCTTTCTGGTGCTGCGCAGCTTCTGGGTTCTGCCACTGGCCTTGGTCCTCCATGGCGCGGGCTATCTGGCCTGCCTGCGCGAACCGCGTGTGTTCGACCTGTGGCTGACCCGCGTCAGCCGCTGCCCGCGCGTGCGCAATTGGCGACATTGGGGGTGCAATTCCTATGCGCCCTGA
- a CDS encoding TrbC/VirB2 family protein codes for MRRTILSLSVILWATPAFAASRGGPAGSGPIVSALTWVRDTLLGQVATSVAVIAVAMVGFMMLTGRMNWRFGATVILGCFILFGAASIVAGIQSAASMGG; via the coding sequence ATGAGGCGCACCATTCTGTCCCTGTCCGTCATACTCTGGGCCACACCGGCCTTCGCGGCTAGCCGTGGAGGGCCTGCTGGCTCAGGTCCCATCGTCTCGGCGCTGACCTGGGTGCGCGACACGCTGCTGGGGCAGGTGGCGACCTCCGTGGCGGTGATCGCCGTGGCCATGGTGGGTTTCATGATGCTGACGGGCCGCATGAACTGGCGCTTCGGGGCGACGGTCATTCTGGGCTGCTTCATCCTGTTCGGCGCGGCCAGCATCGTGGCGGGCATCCAGTCCGCCGCCAGCATGGGCGGCTGA
- a CDS encoding lytic transglycosylase domain-containing protein, whose amino-acid sequence MRHLIPLLAAWVCWPGSAHADVLDIAPDGGQSWRRGAMTVQWREEGAEPVAKARATAPTASFAPASYAATVQAAAARQSLSPALLGALIWQESRWHPNAVSRAGAVGLGQLMPATARHLGVDPRDPQASIHGAARYLREQIDHFGGNLELALAAYNAGPGRVERAGGVPAIAETRNYVRAITDRLIATTSGDGQ is encoded by the coding sequence ATGCGACATCTTATTCCTCTTCTGGCAGCATGGGTCTGCTGGCCCGGTTCGGCCCATGCCGATGTTCTCGACATCGCCCCCGATGGTGGCCAAAGCTGGCGTCGGGGCGCCATGACTGTGCAATGGCGCGAGGAAGGCGCCGAGCCTGTCGCGAAGGCCCGCGCTACCGCCCCAACCGCTTCCTTCGCGCCTGCTTCCTATGCCGCCACGGTGCAGGCCGCAGCCGCCCGCCAGTCGCTCAGCCCGGCTCTGCTTGGGGCGCTGATCTGGCAGGAAAGCCGCTGGCACCCCAATGCCGTTTCACGCGCGGGCGCTGTCGGGCTGGGCCAGCTTATGCCCGCCACGGCCCGCCATCTGGGCGTGGACCCACGCGATCCGCAGGCCAGCATCCATGGCGCCGCGCGCTATCTGCGCGAACAGATTGACCATTTCGGCGGCAATCTGGAGCTTGCGCTGGCGGCCTACAACGCTGGGCCCGGACGGGTGGAGCGGGCTGGCGGCGTGCCCGCCATCGCGGAAACCCGCAACTATGTCCGCGCCATAACCGACCGCCTGATCGCCACGACATCCGGAGACGGCCAATGA
- a CDS encoding intradiol ring-cleavage dioxygenase — MRESDRDEDHAHGLMSDLPALEKLTLARRRALMWFASAGTMATVAACGDGSGTSSSSSSSSSAASSSSSAASSASSSASSSTSTTSGSCVADSVETNGPYPADGTNTSAGATSNVLTVSGVVRSDIRSSFISSTTTASGVQVKLTLTLVNVNSSCAPISGAAIYVWHCDAAGLYSLYSSGVTTESYLRGVQVTDANGEVTFTTIYPACYSGRWPHIHFEVFLNGLGTSPKGTTSSLISQLAMPAAINTVVFNSDSRYSASISNYSKISLSSDNVFGDNSAAVLAQQTPSMSGSIANGYTATATIGIAV, encoded by the coding sequence ATGCGCGAGAGCGACAGGGACGAGGATCACGCTCACGGTCTGATGAGCGACCTGCCTGCCCTTGAAAAACTGACCCTGGCGCGGCGGCGCGCGCTGATGTGGTTCGCTTCAGCGGGCACGATGGCCACAGTCGCGGCCTGCGGCGATGGCAGCGGCACCTCCTCGTCGAGCAGCTCGTCCTCCTCTGCCGCATCGAGCAGTTCGTCCGCTGCTTCCTCGGCATCATCCTCGGCCAGCAGCAGCACTTCGACGACTTCAGGCAGTTGCGTGGCGGATTCGGTGGAAACAAACGGCCCCTACCCGGCTGACGGCACCAACACCTCCGCCGGGGCCACTTCCAACGTGCTGACCGTCAGCGGTGTGGTGCGCTCGGACATTCGCTCCAGCTTCATTTCCTCCACCACCACGGCTTCGGGAGTGCAGGTGAAGTTGACGCTGACGCTGGTGAATGTGAACTCAAGCTGCGCGCCGATCTCGGGCGCCGCGATCTATGTCTGGCACTGCGATGCGGCCGGGCTCTATTCGCTCTATTCCAGCGGCGTGACCACCGAGAGCTATCTGCGCGGCGTGCAGGTTACAGATGCCAACGGAGAGGTAACCTTTACCACCATCTATCCCGCCTGCTATTCGGGGCGCTGGCCTCATATCCATTTCGAGGTCTTCCTGAACGGGCTGGGCACCTCGCCCAAGGGCACCACCTCCTCGCTGATCTCACAGTTGGCGATGCCTGCCGCGATCAACACCGTCGTCTTCAACAGCGATTCCCGTTACAGCGCCAGCATCAGCAATTATTCGAAGATCTCGCTGTCATCGGACAATGTATTCGGCGACAACAGTGCCGCCGTACTGGCCCAGCAGACGCCATCCATGTCCGGCAGCATCGCCAACGGATACACGGCCACCGCCACAATCGGGATTGCTGTTTGA
- the aac(6') gene encoding aminoglycoside 6'-N-acetyltransferase, with translation MHSSVMIVRTAVELDIDALAAMRAELWPDGSVDEHRAEVVAMLGRGLDVSAAFVASDQKGCPFGFAEAELRYDYVNGCDTSPVAFLEGIYVSPQRRGTGIGTRLALAVQSWARERGCAELASDAPLDNHASHAFHAAIGFVETERVVYFRQSL, from the coding sequence ATGCACAGTTCTGTCATGATTGTTCGAACCGCCGTTGAACTCGACATAGATGCCTTAGCTGCCATGAGGGCAGAGCTTTGGCCGGATGGGTCAGTGGATGAGCATCGCGCGGAAGTGGTGGCTATGCTTGGTAGAGGCCTTGACGTGTCCGCTGCGTTCGTCGCTTCGGACCAAAAGGGATGCCCTTTCGGCTTTGCAGAGGCCGAGTTGCGTTACGACTACGTGAACGGTTGCGATACTTCGCCGGTGGCTTTCCTTGAAGGCATCTATGTTAGCCCGCAACGTCGAGGTACAGGGATCGGCACGAGGCTCGCGCTGGCGGTGCAGAGTTGGGCACGGGAACGTGGCTGCGCTGAACTCGCGTCTGACGCACCCCTAGACAACCATGCAAGCCATGCCTTCCACGCGGCCATCGGTTTCGTTGAGACGGAACGGGTTGTCTACTTTCGACAGTCTTTGTAG
- a CDS encoding NAD(P)H-dependent oxidoreductase produces the protein MSTLIEKLSWRYATKKYDPARTVSTESIERIIEAVRLTATSSGLQPFELLLVTNPEIREKIRAVSWNQAQVTDCSHLLVFAAWDDITPERVNMMFDLTNEVRGFINEGWENYRQQLLSIVAGRGTEANYQAAARQAYIGLGSALVAAAFEEVDATPMEGFDPEAVDEILDLKARNLRSVILLPLGYRQEEGDWLVNLKKVRRDRASFVTEVQ, from the coding sequence ATGAGCACGCTTATCGAGAAACTGTCCTGGCGCTATGCGACCAAAAAATACGACCCTGCCAGGACTGTCTCGACCGAGAGCATCGAGCGGATCATTGAGGCCGTTCGGCTGACCGCCACGTCGAGCGGACTCCAGCCCTTCGAACTGCTGCTGGTGACCAATCCCGAGATCCGCGAAAAGATCCGCGCAGTGTCCTGGAATCAGGCGCAGGTCACCGATTGTTCGCATCTGCTGGTTTTCGCGGCCTGGGACGACATCACCCCCGAGCGCGTCAACATGATGTTCGATCTGACCAATGAGGTGCGCGGCTTTATCAACGAGGGCTGGGAAAACTACCGGCAGCAGTTGCTGAGTATCGTTGCCGGTCGCGGCACCGAGGCCAATTATCAGGCCGCAGCCCGCCAAGCCTATATCGGATTGGGATCAGCACTCGTGGCGGCAGCCTTCGAGGAGGTGGATGCCACGCCGATGGAAGGCTTCGATCCCGAGGCCGTTGACGAAATCCTTGATCTGAAGGCTCGCAATCTACGCAGCGTGATCCTGCTGCCGCTGGGCTATCGGCAGGAAGAAGGCGACTGGCTGGTCAACCTCAAGAAGGTTCGCCGTGACCGGGCCAGCTTCGTCACTGAGGTCCAATAA